The genomic region GTGTACAGCAATATTTACtggaggagaaagaaaaaaaatcagatgTGGCTGTTCAACCTGTAGAAGAGTCTGAGGTCAAACCCTCAATAGATGCTCCTACCGAGGAAATTGTTCAGAAAACTGAGGAAAACCCAACTGTTGTTGATAGTGAAGTCGCTCCTGCTGCTACTGGAGGGGATAGTGAAACCTCTGACGTGGCTGCTGGAGATAGCAAGGAAACCAGTCCTGCCGATGCCAATCCGGCTCCCAGCGAAGAAAGCAATGACACCGCTGAATCTGAGAACACCAATAACCAGGAAGCTGAAGAGACTCCGGAGATCAAGGTTCAGCTTGACTGATCACAGCTCTCCCACTTTAGCCTTCCTGCTTGATGTCTTCACTCTATTGCTTACTCATTCTCTGCATTTCCTTTTACACTTGTACTTGCAGCTTGAGACAGCACCAGCAGATTTCCGTTTCCCAACTACTAACCAAACAAGACACTGCTTCACCAGATATATTGAGTATCATCGGTGGGTTCACTAAATTTTCTTACTCCTTTCTTCATTTGATATGTTATATGTTTCCTCCTCCAAGTTTGTCAATTTGTTTGTGTTCTCAGGTGTATTGCTGCAAAGGGTGAAGGAGCGCCTGAGTGTGACAAGTTTGCTAAATATTATCGCTCCCTCTGCCCGGGTGAATGGGTATGTTAGCATCAACTATATGGAACGATGCTTATTCATCAAAGCCAATGCACTTGACCAACCTCCCCTCCCCCctctaaaataaatgaagaatgaatattataaaaccaggtcaaacaaaaataagtcTAGCAGACGAAGATTTGGAAATGGGTTAATAAGGAGGGTAAGTACTTAATTGAGAGTATGACGGGGCTTGTTGAAATTAATACCCCTCCCCCGTGTTCGTCATCACTCACATCATATTTAATCTCAATTATTTGTGATAAATGAGTTTCTGGgtaaaaagaattgaaattattacaaGACCTTTAGCAGTTTTCTCAACTAGCTGCGAACTTTATTGTGATGTGCTTCTGCAGATTGATAGATGGAACGAGCAAAGGGAAAATGGAACTTTTCCAGGTCCTCTGTAACTCGTAC from Sesamum indicum cultivar Zhongzhi No. 13 linkage group LG3, S_indicum_v1.0, whole genome shotgun sequence harbors:
- the LOC105158974 gene encoding cytochrome c oxidase subunit 6b-1, coding for MAEVDASKPQSLAEQYLLEEKEKKSDVAVQPVEESEVKPSIDAPTEEIVQKTEENPTVVDSEVAPAATGGDSETSDVAAGDSKETSPADANPAPSEESNDTAESENTNNQEAEETPEIKLETAPADFRFPTTNQTRHCFTRYIEYHRCIAAKGEGAPECDKFAKYYRSLCPGEWIDRWNEQRENGTFPGPL